The following proteins come from a genomic window of Nocardioides albertanoniae:
- the rpsT gene encoding 30S ribosomal protein S20: MANIKSQVKRNKQNEKAHERNKSVKSELKTVIRKFNSAVEAGEKDTAVETAQVATRKLDKAVSKGVIHKNQAANRKSAIAKKASSL; this comes from the coding sequence ATGGCGAACATCAAGTCGCAGGTCAAGCGCAACAAGCAGAACGAGAAGGCGCACGAGCGCAACAAGTCGGTCAAGAGCGAGCTCAAGACCGTCATCCGCAAGTTCAACTCCGCTGTCGAGGCCGGCGAGAAGGACACCGCGGTCGAGACTGCCCAGGTTGCCACCCGCAAGCTTGACAAGGCTGTCTCCAAGGGCGTCATCCACAAGAACCAGGCCGCCAACCGCAAGTCGGCGATCGCCAAGAAGGCCTCCTCCCTCTGA
- a CDS encoding AMP-dependent synthetase/ligase, protein MPTQSAIDLAFLDEMPANFALHFLNRVKATPDAEAFRYPVVGSTTEAGGEEWKSLTWKEASDQASRLAAGLVSLGLEPEQRVGIASTTRYEWIIADLAVMLAGGATTTVYPTTNVEDTAYILGDAECRFVFAEDDDQLAKISEKAADLPEIVKVITFDGATDGDRVIGLDDLATIGEKHLADNPGLIDDIAAKITPDHLATLVYTSGTTGKPKGVRLLHRAWVYEGEAVRVRGDVLGPDDLQFLWLPMSHVFGKVLLSIQIACGFPTAIDGRMDKIVDNLAIVKPTFMGAAPRIFEKVHAKITMMVENDGGVKKKLFDAAFANAIARDRLVREGKSVPTTMALKHAVLDKLVLSKVRDRFGGRVRFFISGSAPLNRDIAEWFRAAGILIMEGYGSTENAAGAAVGTLTENKLGTVGKAFPGSEVKIGENDELLIRGPHVMPGYHNLPEETAKALDSEGWYHTGDKASIDDEGYITITGRIKELFKTSGGKYVAPPAIESKFAALCPYTSQFLVFGANRNFVSALIALDPEAITAWGASHGLEGKSYEEIVTSPQVRELIGGYVDELNAGLNRWETVKKWEILEHDLTVERGELTPSLKVKRNVVEAKEQERIDAFYAGS, encoded by the coding sequence ATGCCGACCCAGTCCGCGATCGATCTCGCATTCCTCGACGAGATGCCGGCGAACTTCGCCCTTCACTTCCTCAACCGGGTCAAGGCGACCCCGGACGCCGAGGCGTTCCGCTATCCCGTGGTCGGCTCGACGACCGAGGCAGGCGGGGAGGAGTGGAAGTCGCTGACCTGGAAGGAGGCCAGCGACCAGGCGAGCCGCCTCGCCGCCGGTCTGGTCTCGCTCGGCCTCGAGCCGGAGCAGCGGGTCGGCATCGCCTCGACCACGCGCTACGAGTGGATCATCGCCGACCTCGCGGTGATGCTCGCCGGCGGCGCCACCACGACGGTCTACCCGACGACCAACGTCGAGGACACCGCCTACATCCTCGGTGACGCCGAGTGCCGCTTCGTCTTCGCCGAGGACGACGACCAGCTCGCCAAGATCTCCGAGAAGGCCGCCGACCTGCCCGAGATCGTCAAGGTCATCACTTTCGACGGTGCGACCGACGGCGACCGGGTGATCGGCCTCGACGACCTGGCGACGATCGGCGAGAAGCACTTGGCCGACAACCCCGGCCTCATCGACGACATCGCCGCGAAGATCACCCCGGACCACCTGGCCACGCTGGTCTACACCTCGGGCACCACCGGCAAGCCGAAGGGCGTACGCCTGCTCCACCGCGCCTGGGTCTACGAGGGAGAGGCCGTCCGGGTCCGGGGCGACGTGCTCGGCCCCGACGACCTGCAGTTCCTGTGGCTGCCGATGTCGCACGTCTTCGGCAAGGTGCTGCTCTCGATCCAGATCGCCTGCGGCTTCCCGACCGCTATCGACGGCCGGATGGACAAGATCGTCGACAACCTGGCGATCGTGAAGCCGACCTTCATGGGTGCCGCCCCGCGCATCTTCGAGAAGGTCCACGCCAAGATCACGATGATGGTCGAGAACGACGGTGGTGTGAAGAAGAAGCTCTTCGACGCCGCCTTCGCCAACGCCATCGCCCGCGACCGCTTGGTGCGCGAGGGCAAGTCGGTGCCGACCACGATGGCGCTCAAGCACGCCGTGCTCGACAAGCTCGTGCTCAGCAAGGTCCGTGACCGCTTCGGTGGCCGCGTACGTTTCTTCATCTCCGGCTCCGCCCCGCTCAACCGCGACATCGCCGAGTGGTTCCGGGCCGCGGGCATCCTGATCATGGAGGGCTACGGCTCCACGGAGAACGCCGCTGGCGCGGCCGTCGGCACCCTGACGGAGAACAAGCTCGGCACCGTCGGCAAGGCCTTCCCCGGCAGCGAGGTGAAGATCGGGGAGAACGACGAGCTGCTCATCCGCGGCCCCCACGTCATGCCCGGCTACCACAACCTGCCCGAGGAGACGGCGAAGGCGCTCGACTCCGAGGGCTGGTACCACACCGGTGACAAGGCCTCGATCGACGACGAGGGCTACATCACGATCACCGGTCGGATCAAGGAGCTCTTCAAGACCTCGGGCGGCAAGTACGTCGCGCCGCCGGCGATCGAGTCGAAGTTCGCCGCGCTGTGCCCCTACACCAGCCAGTTCTTGGTCTTCGGCGCCAACCGCAACTTCGTCAGCGCCCTGATCGCCCTCGACCCCGAGGCGATCACCGCCTGGGGCGCCTCCCACGGGCTGGAGGGGAAGAGCTACGAGGAGATCGTCACCTCGCCGCAGGTGCGTGAGCTGATCGGCGGCTACGTCGACGAGCTCAACGCCGGCCTCAACCGCTGGGAGACCGTCAAGAAGTGGGAGATCCTCGAGCACGACCTGACCGTCGAGCGCGGTGAGCTGACCCCGTCGTTGAAGGTCAAGCGCAACGTCGTCGAGGCCAAGGAGCAGGAGCGCATCGACGCCTTCTACGCCGGCTCCTGA
- a CDS encoding WD40 repeat domain-containing protein has protein sequence MKRTLPLSAMLLAGMLSGCAGGEDAACSSSATVRPSVAAPGAVFPDTLSVSPTGDAVAAGCWQGLCRWDAADRTYEVALDRDPLTLAADWSMVATGAGCGDIALVDLDSGDRIVTLAGLPYEDDVTDTAWIRDVAISPDGKLVAATGTADALMIWDSDGKEIVDTEAPSAGSLAFNHDGSRLAVTTRDGVEIIDAESGESSGRLAGAEGTPAWSPDGHWLAGPGVDGAPTLWSATDLSVVETLPGADADGFSFAQTSATVGYVTGETAEVWAPKKLDGDGSQRTLPGLVASGQSVEGPAMTAFSPDGSRLYAATDDEGIVTWDLAADRSATRFPLPPTSS, from the coding sequence ATGAAACGCACACTGCCTCTGTCCGCCATGCTGCTCGCCGGCATGCTCTCCGGATGTGCCGGTGGCGAGGATGCGGCGTGCTCCTCGTCCGCGACGGTCCGCCCGAGTGTTGCGGCACCCGGTGCCGTGTTCCCCGACACCTTGAGCGTGAGCCCGACCGGCGACGCAGTCGCCGCCGGCTGCTGGCAGGGTCTGTGCCGTTGGGACGCCGCGGACAGGACGTACGAAGTCGCCCTGGATCGCGACCCGCTGACGCTCGCCGCAGACTGGTCGATGGTCGCGACCGGCGCCGGCTGCGGTGACATCGCGCTCGTCGACCTGGACAGCGGTGATCGCATCGTCACGCTGGCCGGTCTGCCCTACGAGGACGACGTCACCGATACGGCCTGGATCCGGGACGTTGCGATCAGCCCGGACGGAAAGCTCGTGGCAGCGACCGGGACTGCTGACGCACTGATGATCTGGGACTCGGACGGCAAGGAGATCGTTGACACGGAGGCCCCGAGCGCTGGATCTCTCGCCTTCAACCATGACGGCTCTCGACTGGCTGTGACCACCCGCGACGGAGTCGAGATCATCGATGCCGAGAGCGGTGAGTCCTCAGGTCGTCTGGCCGGCGCCGAGGGCACGCCGGCCTGGAGCCCCGACGGCCACTGGCTCGCGGGCCCCGGAGTCGATGGCGCGCCGACCCTGTGGAGCGCGACGGACCTCAGCGTCGTCGAGACCCTCCCCGGCGCCGATGCGGACGGATTTTCGTTCGCCCAGACGAGCGCCACAGTGGGTTACGTGACAGGCGAGACGGCCGAGGTCTGGGCACCCAAGAAGCTGGACGGCGACGGCTCGCAACGTACGCTGCCCGGCCTGGTGGCTTCTGGCCAGAGCGTCGAGGGGCCGGCGATGACCGCGTTCAGCCCCGATGGTTCCCGGCTCTATGCGGCCACCGACGACGAAGGCATCGTCACGTGGGACCTCGCGGCGGACCGGTCGGCGACCCGGTTCCCCCTGCCGCCGACGTCGTCCTGA
- a CDS encoding DUF4919 domain-containing protein: protein MTTTKTYGDLLTAYLDDPSSTTLSPLRRAIRSAPGFTPDLDLDDAHRLVDEGAYDSALSQLRGLLPGALFSPSYHSLLAQIFEAIGKSDDAAREQQFARAAVTSIRSTGDGSFERPWSVLRINDEYDMLRTMDKTSARQSLLQHGERKIDRHESTDGGVFHFDATELVGR, encoded by the coding sequence ATGACCACCACCAAGACCTACGGTGACCTGCTCACCGCCTACCTCGATGACCCGTCGAGCACGACCCTTTCCCCGCTTCGCCGGGCCATACGCAGCGCGCCCGGGTTCACCCCCGACCTCGATCTCGATGATGCCCACCGGCTGGTTGACGAGGGTGCCTACGACTCGGCGCTGAGCCAGCTGCGCGGGCTGCTCCCCGGCGCGCTGTTCAGCCCGTCCTACCACTCCCTGCTCGCCCAGATCTTCGAGGCGATCGGCAAGTCGGACGACGCCGCTCGCGAGCAGCAGTTCGCGCGAGCCGCAGTCACCTCCATCCGGTCGACCGGCGACGGCAGCTTCGAGCGGCCCTGGTCGGTCCTGCGGATCAACGATGAGTACGACATGCTCCGCACCATGGACAAGACCTCGGCCCGGCAGTCGCTGCTGCAGCACGGTGAGCGCAAGATCGACCGCCACGAATCAACCGACGGCGGCGTCTTCCACTTCGACGCCACCGAGCTCGTCGGTCGCTGA
- the holA gene encoding DNA polymerase III subunit delta → MARTASAPSPAGALSSSDVLGRVILVTGKEEFLGERTVAAAKAAVKEFDPEAEVSEASAADLTLATLGELSAPSLFSSIRCVVVRNLENLPDESVAGLVDYSGMPSEEVALVLVHSGGQKGSGTLAKLRKLPKVSEHKSVELKAREFGSFVKAEIRMHGASIDEEGADFLIQAVGQDLRALSAAASQLAGDNDAKRLGLEHVKQYFGGRAEVKNYVIADAIISGDRVKALEEIRWALDTGSSPVYVLSAVAGQMRTVANHVAGIRDSGTPPWKQKTVAALARGWSREAIGEALRSVARADADLKGAASDPAYTLERLVLTIAALRQR, encoded by the coding sequence ATGGCTCGCACCGCCTCTGCCCCCAGCCCTGCCGGCGCCCTGTCGTCCTCCGATGTCCTGGGTCGGGTGATCCTGGTGACGGGCAAGGAGGAGTTCCTCGGGGAGCGCACGGTCGCGGCCGCGAAAGCGGCGGTCAAGGAGTTCGACCCGGAGGCCGAGGTCTCCGAGGCGAGCGCGGCCGACCTGACGCTGGCCACGCTCGGCGAGCTGAGCGCGCCCTCGCTCTTCTCCAGCATCCGATGCGTCGTCGTGCGCAACCTGGAGAACCTGCCCGACGAGTCGGTCGCCGGCCTCGTCGACTACTCCGGGATGCCGTCGGAGGAGGTCGCGCTGGTGCTCGTTCACAGCGGCGGCCAGAAGGGTAGCGGCACGCTCGCCAAGCTCCGCAAGCTCCCCAAGGTGAGCGAGCACAAGTCGGTCGAGCTGAAGGCCCGCGAGTTCGGCAGCTTCGTCAAGGCCGAGATCCGGATGCACGGTGCGAGCATCGACGAAGAGGGCGCCGACTTCCTGATCCAGGCCGTCGGGCAAGACCTCCGAGCTCTCTCGGCCGCGGCGAGCCAGCTCGCCGGCGACAACGATGCGAAACGGCTCGGCCTCGAGCACGTGAAGCAATACTTCGGCGGCCGCGCCGAGGTGAAGAACTACGTGATCGCCGACGCGATCATCTCCGGCGACCGGGTCAAGGCGCTCGAGGAGATCCGCTGGGCGCTCGATACCGGCTCCTCGCCGGTCTACGTCCTCTCCGCCGTCGCCGGCCAGATGCGCACCGTGGCCAACCACGTCGCCGGCATCCGCGACAGCGGCACCCCGCCCTGGAAGCAGAAGACCGTCGCCGCCCTCGCCCGCGGCTGGTCCCGCGAGGCCATCGGCGAGGCCCTGCGCTCGGTCGCCCGAGCCGACGCCGACCTCAAGGGCGCCGCCAGCGACCCTGCGTACACGCTCGAGCGCCTCGTCCTCACCATCGCCGCCCTCCGCCAGCGCTGA